DNA from Struthio camelus isolate bStrCam1 chromosome 18, bStrCam1.hap1, whole genome shotgun sequence:
aggatCTATGCCAGCACTGAGATGGGAGGAGGCAAGAAGAATTCGCGTTCTCAGACAGCAGTTCTTTGCTGCTCTATATGGCTACAGACCACGTTGCATTGCTTAGCTCTGTTCAGCATCTTAACGCCTGAGCTAAGTCCCTGGTTTTAGCAGCACTGGTAGTAGGTATTGCACTGAGCAAAACGAAGTGCattattggggggagggggaattggTAACTGGGCAGAATGGTAATCAGACTACTGTTTTTCCACACTTTGGAAATTGTGGGCTTGTTCCAGGACTGTTACCAGGGAAGAGGGGGGAGAATCCTGGGCCCCGGAGCGAGCTTTTGTCAGTTTTGCTGCTGAACGTTGCCTGTCTCTGTCTTCTGGAAAGGAGCGAGCTCCTTGCTGATTTGAGCTTGCTTTTCATGCAGAGAGTCTGCATTAGCCTTTATTATACCCATGCGTGGTTTCTAAATGGTTTATTCTCTTGTTGCTACCCCCAGTGTTGGCTTCACACGGACTTGTGAAAACAGCTGTCCTTGCTGAGGAGAGGTCGGACACAGCAGTGGTCACAGCGAGCTGCCGTCCAGCAGCAGTACCCCGCAGCGGGAAGGCAGCGGAGCTTGGTCAGCTGTTGATCTGCTGGTTTACTTTCAGGCTCCTCAGTGTTATCCGCTTGTCTGCTACACTTAATAGTCATACAGAACCAGCTCAGTGAGTCCTGGAAAAAGCCCACAATGGAGTGTGAGGTAGAATACAGATGGTGAACGCAAGACAGTGTTTCTCAGatgtttccttccttctttctcttatcTGCAATGACTTAAATGAGTGCGAGACGTCCTTCTAGCTGGAGGTCTGCTGAGCTTGCTGAGTCTCTGCAGGAGATTTAGACCCCATTGCTGCTGCTACAGGACTGCTTAGAACAAAGGTCTAAGCAGGACACCTTCTTCATTGGTCAGCTTCCACCTACGCTTACTGGAGGCTGAGCAGCCTAGAAGTACTAGGGCTAGATGGCAAACTTGCACCCTGTGGGATAAGGGCTCCCCAGAGAAACAGGCATAGCTGCCTGGAAATTAGTAGTGTAGTGATATGGAATGTGTTATTTCACAGGAATAAATTCCTTCTGATCAGACGGACAAAAAACTGGCAATCTGTACAAACTCAAAAGAatccattttcagaaaaataaattactaagGGGAGAGGAGGGTCCATTTCTCAATAAATATGTGATTCAGCTCACCTAAGACTTGAAAATTATCTGGGGATGGGATTCTAACATTTGGGTCCACAAAGGTTATTCTAAATACATCTGCAGCCCCAAACCTCCCCAGGCTCCCTTCTGCCCTTGAAAGTCCCACATCCTTCCAAGCTGCAGGTTTGGCTTCTGGTCAGCTGGACGCACATGTGTTGGTATGGTTCAAAAAcgtgtccttgtgcctgaagtcCCAGGTGCTTGGAGTGTAAAAGAAAACAGGTCTTTTGGATTCCACCTTCTAAAACTACATGTACCCGCTGCTTCATGGGAGGACGATGGTGTTCCTGAGCAGGACACCACTGGGAGCCTCTTACTAGCAGGTATAAATTGTCTTCCGACAGAGGAGCGATGCAGATGCGAGGAGTCAGTTCTGCTGTAAAATGAGGTTTTCCAGTTCATCTGCAGATCGAAGAAGGAAAGCTGCGGACTCTCGGTAGCCAGCAATCAGCTGCCGCACTGCACTGATCTCCGTGGGACTCAGCTGAGCAGCCTGCATTCCCCTGCTGGTGCTGTTAGACGGGGCTGTGCTGGAGGCCCCCCCTTTCATGCTGAGATCGGTAGGACCTGCGAAAGGAAAGCGAGAGCAAAGTTCAGGAAGAGCAGTGGTGCTTGTGTCTGTCCAGATAAAATGAGATTTTCAGCAGCAGTTGCTACTCCTGGGCCAGACTTTCATCCGGACCTTTACACCTGGAGGAAGGTCATCTGCAGCTTAAGTTACGGGCCCCAAATAACATGAAAAGCCTCCAACTCCTGGAGAAGTTAGCTCAGACAACGGGAGCACAAATAATTCCCTGCCTTCACAACAGCCATGACAAGGAAAGAGGCTTTTGAATCAACATAGCAAAAACGACTTCCTGCAGTTTGCCACATCTGCTCTGTCAAAAGGGAGGATTTGTGACCGTGGTGTGCCAGCACTGAACGGAAAGGATCAAAACCTGCACTGTTCAGCTCCTACCTGGAGTGTACCTGCCACTGTTCAGAATGACTCAAGCactgaaaggcagaaggaaatgTCTTCCAGCTTTTGTTTATAAACTCTGCATATGACAAGCGACATCCTGCATGGGGTGTGTTTCCCTATGTTGTTGTTAGTTAACTACCTTGCGTTTGTGCCCAGGCACACTGGCCAAGAGGAAATTTTCGGTGGTTGCCCTACCTGCTGGGTAGGGCTGTGccaaaagggaaggaaggtgacCTGAACAGCTCTGAGAGGTCGCCCCCGAGCTTCCCTGAAAGGTAAGTGCTGAGCAGcgtgcctttcttttcttttttttttttttttactggtttgGGGGAGGTCTAAGCGTTCTTACTGCGTTCTATATTTGTGTGACTCATTCCATAGATGAAATGAAATCCCGCAAAATTTATGTTTTGCTTGATGGGCAGGGATAACTTTTTCTCTTAAGTACTTCTCTTCCAGCTCTACAGTATGTGAACATCCAGTTACAGATGTACTTCTGTTTTAATGTGGAGTAGGGCAGTACTGTCATTCTCAGCTTACAGTACCTGCTGTGTGCTACAGCTCttaattttgtgacttttttgCACGTTTGAGTTCTCCAAGATCCAGGAAACATTTTTAAGCATCGCTCTATTTGTCTGCAGCTACacgtgcacatacatatatacatatgtatacagcCTACTCTTGGTAGGAGCTACCAAGCACTCAGCACTTCAGTGAATATTAAATTTAAGGAATTACCAATTTAACATTTGATCAGATGGCAGATTTTGGGGGCAGAGGAGGCTTAGATGCCATGAAGTTTGGCTGGAGAACGGCTACATAGCTTGAGGAATGACACATTCTGGTAAAGGTAAGGGGAAAAACTACATTTATCTTTGTGTTGGACTAAGTAAGAGAGGCCAAACAAGGTATGAGAATCATACAGTCAGCTAGAagtgaagagaaaagaggaaagatgtaAATTAGAAACGCGATACTAGTTGGTGAAAGGATGTAAGCAAAACTGGCAGCCTGAACATAAAGAGAAAAGCCACTAAGCTAATCCCATGGTTGTGAGCTGGAGCGTTACAGGCAGAAGGAGCTGTGGGTGATgctggagaaagggtgaggagggctGAGCTCCTGCTGTGTGGCCTGAGGCAGTGGTGGACATGCAGGAAGACAGAGCACAGGGCAGTTAAACAACATCATGAGACCAGGTGGGTCCCACTGGTAAACAGCGGCAGGGAGGGGAGTGCAAGCACCCTGgggcagaaagaaaagcatccaaaaaaaaaaagcaatgttaaaGCAGCAAACGATGAGGGAGACATGGAAAAAGCAGAGAGCTTTCAAACTGGTCTAGTAAGTCCGGAGAAGGGAAAGCTCTGGTGAAGGGGAGGTGGCTGTAATGTGAAAGCAATTTTACTGGACAGAAAAGGCCGTGGTAAACCAAGCTTTctgttacccccccccccccaacttactAAGGAGGAAGGAGCTAGGAGAATAGGGAAGTAGGTTTGAGCAAGAATTGCCTTagatgggggatggagggagaagACATGCTTCTGGGCAATAAATCCTTGCAGGCTTTATGCTTATGGAGTGAAGAAAAGCTGCAGTTCCTCGCAGCACTTCTTCCCTGTGCCACGGCAGCTTGTGCTTACCTTTAAAGGACTGGGAAAGAGCttaggcagaggaaaaaaaaaaaaaagggaaggagaggtttAAAACTCCATTAGAAAGTAGTAAGTTGGCTGCTGTGTGCCTCTGTTGTGTGCTATAACCAGGGCCTGTTTGCTTATTCTGGAAGTGCTCTGAGATGTAGCAGCATCTGTGTGCTGTCTCACATCAAGGAAACAGTGCTCTGGGTGCCGGTGCCTGGAGAGAGGAGGGTCACTGGGAGCATGGGGGCCGCGAGTGCATGTGCCGGGCCGAAGAGAAACCCTAGCTGCCTCCTCTGTAGCTGCAAGGATTAGGTCTCAGCAGCTGGAGACTAGGGTGGGATCTTTATTCAGGGTTAAGAGGCATTAGGAAGGGATGATAAGAGTTAATCCCAGACGGGCATCTTTCAGGACTCCGGAAATCACATCCTTTCCAATCCTTACCCCAGTCAGGGAGGGAGGACCAAGGGCAGGAGAAGGAAGCTGGAGGAGCACACAGCACGTGCAGGAGCAAGGGAAAGCGAGCTGGAGTCGGCTGAAGGACTGGCCGAGGCAGCTGGAGAGACCTTTACCTCAATCCCACGCTGCTTTAGGCCGCGTGTCGGGGAGTCACCAGATACCACGGTACTTTCCTCAGTGCCCTGTTCTGACCCAGGCTACTCCGTTCtgttcatttattcattcattatGAACTTAAACTAGCTCCACAAGCCTcgtctgctttctctttctgctttctagCCTTGCAGTGTCAGCCCTGCTTTCCTGGCCACCTCTTCCATGCGGCCCGGAGCCCCTCGCCGCCCTCCCACGCAGCGGTGGGAGCTGCCCGCGCCACGGGTGCTGCTGCCGAGCTGCACCaggcgcagccccggcccagagagcagctgggggaAGGAATGGCTCATACGGCAACAAGATCAGGGTAGCGATAGGCGCCTGCTCCTGTTAATAATTAATAGGTGGTacggattctttttttttttttttaagtgacgcTCCTTTCCTCCGCTAGTTCCACCTATGCCTCCCTTCTAAGTTCAGTTCAACAACTAACTGCTTCCAATAAAGCAAGCTGAATAGCTGGGCAGAGGCCTCCACCAGCTGTGAAGGAAGAGGGGCTTTGGGAACAACTTCTGGGTGGAGGTAGGAGAGGGCCTGCAGTGAAAGAGCTTGGTGCGAGCTGCGGGAACAGCCTCTGCTTCGCCTCCATCAGCTAGCTCAGAGAGGCCTGGCTGCTTGGCCGCACGGCGGAGCAGGGATGCCAGGAGAGCCGGCAACTCCCTGCCCGCAGCGCCGGGAAGCGCGGCACAGAGACAGTTCTGCGTGGAACAGGGCAGGAGGATGCAGGCTAAAGCAGGTCGGCCCCCCCCCCGTAATGCTGCGTCGCTCCCAGAGGAGCGTGCTGCTTACCATTACTGTGGTTCCCTGTTTGGAGtgaagtgggtggctgcaggctgcCGCCCAGGGACCCGTAGCCACGGTAGCTGTAGTTCAAACTTCCATTGATGTAGACTGGATCTTGGGAGTAAGATGAAGCTGGCAGTGAATAGGAGGAGTGGGTGATGGCTGTGGAGTCTCTGGAGTGCTGCTTGTCTAGAGCAATCGGTTCATCCTATACACGGGAAACAAACAGACTtactccagtgagcagcctgaccTTCCCTCTGCTTCCAGCAGAAGGCACAAGACCTGCTGGTCTCTTGCTGGCCCATGGGCTGCTGCGGGGTTAGTACAAGCCAGTGTTCATGTCCTAGCTAATGTACTCTGAAAGACCTGGATCATAGTGTACAAGTGGCCCGTATTCTGTAGCCCTGTGACTTTTTaggaagacttttaaaaacattttgccagGTTGCCCAGAAGCTTTTCCCATTTTCCCCTACTGCTCTCTTCTGCTGTTGAAAATTAAAGGATTTGTCTCTTGCTCATCTCCAGCTCCCACAGTCCCTCCAGAAATGAACTTGAGCTTGGCCACTTGTCTCGTATCTCTTCCTTCAGTCTGGAAACCTGTTTAGTTACTCCCCACCACCGTGCACATTGtgtgctgcctcctctccctgcctgctTGCATGCTCTGTCACTCCTTTTGCATGTGCTCTCTGTCCTCCTGCTCCATGCAGTGGCCTGTGATGCGTGTGCTTTGCCCACTGTCTCCCTTTGCACCCAGTGCAAGACGAAGCTTGCAGCAATTGCATCCAGTGAGCCAGCGACCTGCTGGCCTGGTCTGTCATCTCTGGCTTACCTCCTGCTCCCTACTCAGGCATGAGAAGATGTCTCTGTGCCTGGTGTGCAAAGTGTTGGAAGCATCATACCTGGGATGTCTGATAGATCTCCAGCCGCATCCGCTTGGCTGCTTTCCGTGTTTCGCTTTCACATGCAGCTGCCAGGATGTTCTCTGCCATCGCTGAGGTCAGGTGAGGAGGTGTGGGCCTGGTCTATGAAGACATAACCACATAAACGCTTTAAGGAAACCATCGCCATGGTGACTTGTTTCTTCTCTCGGACACTCAAAGTTAATTCAAAGGAGACATTTGCCAAGAGCACCTCATGGGCACAGAATGCTTTAGTTTCTTCGTAACGTGCACTGAAATGTGCACTACCAGTCTGTAACAGAAACCTGACAGCACGTGCACAGCCTGCAAAAGGGCTGGTGATCCCTCCAGCCAACACAAGCTTGGAAGCACCTCAACTAGCCCTGCATGCTGACAGGAGCCCCTGCAAGTGAGGAAGGGGATGAGAAAcgcaagggaggaggggaaatggCTCACCATCTCCATGCCGTTCTTCTTCATGCGGCGGCAGGATTTGAGGTAAGTGCGAATGCGTTTGCGAGCCCGCTCCTGGAACTCGGGGAACTGCCGGCTGCAAGACTCAATGATGGCCTGGATTTTCTCTTTGGGCTGCTTGGAGATGGGAACCATTCGATCCAGATTCTCGTCCACAAAAAGGCGCACAAACATCTGTGAAGAAAAAGACAGACGGTGAGAGTACGTAAACAGGAGAAAGGTGGGCTTGCTGTGCCCCCTCGGCTCCAGGTTCTGTCCTTACATTGAAGGCCTTTAGCCTCTCCGGGTCCATCCCTTCAGAGTCGTTTATCTTATCGTTATCTTCATGGTCATCGTGATCGTCATCATCTTCATCAGCTGTGGGAGCCCTGCCGACAGTCAGGTCTTCAGGGCAGCCACTGACTTCCGTTTTGATGGAGTCATAGCTACCAGAGCTGTATGGAGGGGACTGAGAGGAGACAGGGGGTTAAAAGCGTGTAGTCCTTGCCTTCCTGCTTACCCATCTCTGCAAAGGCCACACTTGAGGCTGGGCAAGTGACAGGCACATCAGAAGCCCTTTCCCTTGGCTCGCTGTTTCTGTCCCCTTTTTTGATGTCCCATTCTCCCTCCGCTGCAACCCGTGACCCGCCTGGGCACCCAGGGAGCTAAACGACACAGGCCACGCTCCCCAGGCGCGCTCCAGCCTGACGGCTCCTGCCTGCTCCAGTCAAGGGAGGACACGGTGACCTTATGGACACCACGGTGGCCCGACATGCAGGAAACACAGATTTGTTTCTTGGCCTCTTGCAGCTTTGACCTGACCCCGGCCAGGCAGCAACAGCTGTGCAGCAGGCATGTTACGCGACGGGTCAGGGCAAGATCAGCTACGCGGGGCACGAAACGCCCGGCGCCGTGCACTGTTTATCCCTCAGCTCCACTGAGGCAGGCAGTGGTCTGGCATGGCCTGTCTCCCGGAGAGCCGGGACAGCACTCGAAGGCACTGGGAGTTCAGGTGTCAGGACGTGCGTTGGTGACTCACTGTCACCCCCCCACAGCAGGGGGTGAAGAGGGCTCATCCTGCCTGGCTCTCCGGCGAGCGGCCTGCTGCTAAGCTGTCCTGCCTGCCTCCTTAGTGCTGCTTCCGTAGGCAGACGGGGGAAATGCCTGGCATGTCCTCTGCTGCCCGGACTCAGCTTAAATGGATGTTTCCTCATGTGACAGTTGCTGAGATAGCAGAGCGCGGACCTGGGACTTAGGGCTGCGGGCTCTGGCGGCCCCGGCTtgcccgctccccgctccgcgtGGTGGGGAGGCAGCCACGGAACGGCTTTCCCATGGGATGCAAGGGCATCTTTCACCGTGAAACAGAGCGGAGGGAGGAGGCGGATGGGCCGGGGCCGCTTCCATAACTAACTAGGGCTGAAGAAAGCCCAGCGCAACGTCCCGTTTTGACAGACCGGGGAGGGTGTCTGCgcctggcagcagggctgtgcggtCCTGCCaggctttcctttcccctccctgttaACTGCGCTGCTGGCACTCGGGCCTTATTTTTACTGAACAGCAacagccctgctgctggagcaAGGCCAGacacagctgctctgcagccgCTGCGCAGCCACCGGGGCTGAGCTGCGCTGCTGCGCTTCCCTCCCTACAAGGGAAAGGATGCGGCCCCGCGGCCCGTCTGCGCCGGGGGCAGGAGCAAAGTCCTTGGCTGGCCTTGGGCGCCTCGCGTGCATCTGCTCCCATCtggcggcgcccgggccgggctcTGATGGGGATGTGCCGCCCGCTCCTTCTCGCCTAGCCCTGAGCTTGGCTTTCTCCACCCGGGGCCCATACCTCGGCCGTAGTCTTCACTGCGTATTTCACCCTGCTGCGCAGCCCGTCGGTGCTGCAGCTGTCCGACTGGTAGGAGGGCGTGACGTGGGCGGGCGTGAGCTTGTCGCAGAGGTTGATGGGCTGGTCGTCGGCGGAGGCGGTGAAGTCCATGGGGGCAGCCGTTCCATTGCCGTTCATCTCGGGGAAGGCGCTGTCGCCTTGCgtgctgctggaggtggagggGTTCAGGGTGGAGGAGCCGTTCCCGCTGCAGCTCTCCGATGAGGAGTCATCTGTAAGGGAGAAGGAGGCGTCAGCaccgccgcgggccgccggcggACGAGCCGCCCGGTCCCCCGCGGGCGGATCAGCGCGCGCagggccgccgcgccgctgctctgcctcccctgccttgcccaggtgcgCTCGGTGCTTATTTGCCGCGTGAGTCACTACGGGCACTGTCGGGAACAAAGACCAATCAAGCCTGGGGTTCGGCCCTCGGAGGCAGCACGTGCAGGAAGGAgcgcggccgtggggcaggagccggggaggccctgctcctgctcctgctcctgctcccgcttggcagcgcggccgcgccgggctctgCCCGCGCCCCGGCGGGCCCGGCGCTCGCCCGCTCCGCCGAGGGCCGCGGAGCTTTTGCCTGAATAAGAACTTTGGAATTTGGTCCTTTTAGCTTTCTGTTTGCAttgcagggaggagaaaaggggcaCTTCCTCGCCCTGCGCTGGGTCTCTCGCCTGAGAGCGCTTTTTAAGAAGTGGCAAAAGCTCGTACAGTTCGGGACCTGGGTCGATCGCgaggaaagaaagggcaggaggCAAAGATTCAGGGACACGTTGCTGTACTGGGAGGTGGGGATCACACGCGAGGACAGGCCtcgctcgggggggggggggaaagcagcagGGAAGCGGCCGCAGCGCCCCGTGCAACAACGCGCAGGCGCCGCGGAGAgccccgccgcgcggccgccctgcccgccgcgcaCCCCAagccccggcgcagcccgcgcGCCTGCTTCGCTCCCGAGCCAGCCGGAcgcccgctcccccggccccggccccgctcctgctctgcctccgcgcGCCGGGGCCCCCGTCCAGGCAgggctccccgcggcgccccgctcgCGCCTTCGGGCCGCGCCGGCAAGCGGCGGGCAGCGATGCCCCCGCGCCGCCCAGCCGGCCCCCGGGGCCGCAGGCGACATTTTAAAACTCTGCTCGGCccgtttccccttccctccccctcgcTGCAGTAAATCCTTTATTTCATTAGGTGCCTCCGCGAGAGGGAAAGGGCGAAGCACGTGGGGAGCCGCTTCCTGTGCAAGTgccgcgcgcgcggggcggcgaaCAAAGAGGCTGCAGTGAGTGACAAGCAGATGGCGGTGCCCGGCT
Protein-coding regions in this window:
- the NOL4L gene encoding nucleolar protein 4-like isoform X2, coding for MHVESSSEPGKAPKHAGQKKTYRAIAETYAFLPREAVTRFLMSCTECQKRMHFNSNGLEPKESEPPSSLVSGIIDYNMPLTSTYLKQMKLRVMNSQEQDETSVSSEDFDMNDSTWISADQHLNSSLSPSQDESMRSPQNLHSQEDDDSSSESCSGNGSSTLNPSTSSSTQGDSAFPEMNGNGTAAPMDFTASADDQPINLCDKLTPAHVTPSYQSDSCSTDGLRSRVKYAVKTTAESPPYSSGSYDSIKTEVSGCPEDLTVGRAPTADEDDDDHDDHEDNDKINDSEGMDPERLKAFNMFVRLFVDENLDRMVPISKQPKEKIQAIIESCSRQFPEFQERARKRIRTYLKSCRRMKKNGMEMTRPTPPHLTSAMAENILAAACESETRKAAKRMRLEIYQTSQDEPIALDKQHSRDSTAITHSSYSLPASSYSQDPVYINGSLNYSYRGYGSLGGSLQPPTSLQTGNHSNGPTDLSMKGGASSTAPSNSTSRGMQAAQLSPTEISAVRQLIAGYRESAAFLLRSADELENLILQQN
- the NOL4L gene encoding nucleolar protein 4-like isoform X1 gives rise to the protein MPKPPLLLRGSRPGDSELGRQFRDWCLRTYGDSAKTKTVTRSKYQRIAEVLQGGSGSGSGSGGGEKGKFQFWVRSKGFRLGNGTREATKMGQVVVYVPVKTGTGADGLSEPEGISLKRVAVVEDFFDIIYSMHVESSSEPGKAPKHAGQKKTYRAIAETYAFLPREAVTRFLMSCTECQKRMHFNSNGLEPKESEPPSSLVSGIIDYNMPLTSTYLKQMKLRVMNSQEQDETSVSSEDFDMNDSTWISADQHLNSSLSPSQDESMRSPQNLHSQEDDDSSSESCSGNGSSTLNPSTSSSTQGDSAFPEMNGNGTAAPMDFTASADDQPINLCDKLTPAHVTPSYQSDSCSTDGLRSRVKYAVKTTAESPPYSSGSYDSIKTEVSGCPEDLTVGRAPTADEDDDDHDDHEDNDKINDSEGMDPERLKAFNMFVRLFVDENLDRMVPISKQPKEKIQAIIESCSRQFPEFQERARKRIRTYLKSCRRMKKNGMEMTRPTPPHLTSAMAENILAAACESETRKAAKRMRLEIYQTSQDEPIALDKQHSRDSTAITHSSYSLPASSYSQDPVYINGSLNYSYRGYGSLGGSLQPPTSLQTGNHSNGPTDLSMKGGASSTAPSNSTSRGMQAAQLSPTEISAVRQLIAGYRESAAFLLRSADELENLILQQN